The proteins below are encoded in one region of Pomacea canaliculata isolate SZHN2017 linkage group LG7, ASM307304v1, whole genome shotgun sequence:
- the LOC112568283 gene encoding uncharacterized protein LOC112568283: protein MATSATDTTSHDKLLKAFIHNGWWGKHWEEKVTRAVLSTPFNGDYKVFTKKENENVHAEEKVLDHLRDLLTTAPEDAVITLFLSYSPCDDCCPRIKRFLDEHKDKKLQLHVVFSALYRIDRPSFGGRRKNYDQDQDHAKDDNSKNLKALQGLYQEMGDNLRPFNDKDWTDLQNVLGITNSEIDKRKKEDRLRQDFETLMASH, encoded by the exons ATGGCAACTTCAGCTACAGATACTACTAGCCACGATAAACTGCTCAAGGCATTCATTCACAATGGATGGTGGGGTAAACATTGGGAAGAAAAAGTAACACGCGCAGTACTCAGCACCCCATTTAACGGCGACTATaaagtttttacaaaaaaagaaaatgaaaatgtgcaCGCAGAAGAGAAAGTTCTCGATCACCTGAGGGATTTGCTTACAACGGCCCCTGAAGATGCCGTTATCACgttgtttctttcttactctccATGTGATGATTGCTGCCCCAGAATCAAACGCTTTTTAGATGAACATAAAGATAAGAAGCTGCAGCTTCATGTTGTGTTCTCAGCGCTTTATAGGATTGATCGTCCTTCTTTTGGAGGTCGTCGTAAGAATTATGATCAGGATCAGGATCATGCTAAAGATGACAATTCTAAGAATCTCAAGGCATTGCAAGGTCTGTACCAGGAAATGGGTGACAATCTTCGCCCATTTAATGACAAAGACTGGACAGACCTTCAGAATGTTTTGGGCATCACTAACAGTGAgattgataaaagaaaaaaggaagatcGACTGCGCCAGGACTTCGAAACTCTTATGGCTTCGC ACTGA